The Akkermansia sp. N21116 genome includes a region encoding these proteins:
- a CDS encoding uroporphyrinogen decarboxylase family protein: MNSKARLIHAVNFRETDRPPVFCSIVPQLADKLGSYFGMAVEAPIDSPMSSNRISWMDLMLRLGSDCVCVASCAPDTAPTRTLDDGLMVNEWGIGMRNHGLYDDFELHPLAHVETVEDVEAFPFPDPDAPGRFRLAQEAIEKYGKDYGIIGDLECSIFETSWYLVGLEKLFMGMAMEEPWVDALFDKVAAFHTRVGCTLAALGADVIWCGDDIGSQNGPMISVEMFDRYFFPRIRTMFAEFKKVKPDVKIAWHSCGSILPFIPRFIEAGLDILNPIQPLAAGMDPVWLKETYGDRLVFFGGICVQELLPHGTTTQVKEEVLRRIAILAKGGGYILAPAHNIQADTPIENILAMFEAVRSLEQVH, from the coding sequence ATGAATTCCAAGGCAAGACTCATCCATGCTGTCAATTTCCGGGAGACCGACCGTCCGCCCGTGTTTTGCAGTATCGTTCCTCAGTTGGCGGACAAACTGGGAAGTTATTTCGGCATGGCGGTAGAGGCTCCTATTGATTCGCCCATGAGTTCCAACCGTATTTCATGGATGGATCTGATGCTGAGACTGGGAAGCGACTGTGTCTGCGTGGCCTCCTGCGCTCCGGATACGGCTCCGACGCGTACGTTGGATGACGGACTCATGGTGAATGAATGGGGAATCGGCATGCGCAATCATGGATTATACGACGATTTCGAGCTTCATCCTCTTGCCCACGTAGAAACCGTGGAGGATGTCGAGGCCTTTCCCTTTCCCGATCCGGATGCCCCGGGACGCTTTCGGCTGGCGCAGGAAGCTATTGAAAAATACGGAAAGGACTACGGAATTATCGGAGACTTGGAATGCTCGATCTTCGAAACATCCTGGTATCTGGTCGGATTGGAAAAACTGTTCATGGGTATGGCAATGGAAGAACCCTGGGTGGATGCCTTGTTCGACAAGGTAGCTGCATTTCATACTCGGGTAGGGTGTACCCTGGCAGCCTTGGGCGCGGATGTTATTTGGTGCGGTGACGATATCGGTTCCCAGAATGGGCCGATGATTAGTGTCGAGATGTTTGATCGATATTTCTTCCCTCGTATTCGAACTATGTTCGCCGAATTCAAGAAAGTGAAGCCGGATGTGAAAATTGCCTGGCATAGTTGCGGATCCATTTTGCCGTTCATTCCGCGCTTCATTGAGGCGGGGCTCGACATCCTGAATCCCATCCAGCCACTTGCCGCCGGGATGGATCCCGTGTGGTTGAAGGAGACCTATGGCGATCGCCTGGTTTTCTTCGGAGGGATTTGTGTTCAGGAACTCCTGCCGCATGGCACGACGACCCAGGTGAAGGAAGAGGTTCTCCGTCGGATTGCCATTCTGGCGAAAGGCGGCGGCTACATTCTTGCACCGGCTCACAATATTCAGGCAGATACGCCCATCGAAAACATTCTTGCAATGTTCGAGGCGGTACGTTCCCTGGAGCAAGTTCACTAA